In Chondrinema litorale, the DNA window TTTTTGATTATTATTATCTCTGTTTTAGATATTCGATACCTCGAAACTTCAAATGGCAAAGACATTCTTATAGAAGCGCATGGTTTACTTTTTGACATCTTCGTGTTTGGTGTGCTCTTGGCATATCTCAATAAATTTTTGGAGAAGAAACAAAAATCTGAGCGCTATCAAGAAGAAATTGATGATTTTAGAGGTTGGGAAGAAAAAGAAGCCAAGTATAGAATTGTAGGTAACATTAAGAGACTTAACAAAATCGGTTATGGCAGAATAAACCTTTCAAACTGCTATTTGGCTCATGCCGATTTACATCAGGCAAATTTGGTTAAAGCTAATCTCAAAGGTGTAGATTTAAGTTATGCAGATTTGCGAAATGCAGACCTAAGTTATTCCAATTTAAGCGATGCAGATTTAAGTGGTGCCGATCTCTCAAATGCTTTGTTAAGAGGAGTAAACTTGTCGAATGCTAAATTGAATAACACCAATCTTAGTCGAACTAGTTTATGGAGAGCTAAACTTATAGGTACCGAGCTATCGGGTGCTAAGCTTAAAAAGACTAATTTGATGGAAACAGATTTAACCAATGCAAAACTCTCTGAAGCATTTTTTGAAGATGTAAATCTAGACCATGCAGA includes these proteins:
- a CDS encoding pentapeptide repeat-containing protein, which encodes MKRHGKYYQRIQAIQKLQYSRLIRLIQTPIGITVVVGLFLIIIISVLDIRYLETSNGKDILIEAHGLLFDIFVFGVLLAYLNKFLEKKQKSERYQEEIDDFRGWEEKEAKYRIVGNIKRLNKIGYGRINLSNCYLAHADLHQANLVKANLKGVDLSYADLRNADLSYSNLSDADLSGADLSNALLRGVNLSNAKLNNTNLSRTSLWRAKLIGTELSGAKLKKTNLMETDLTNAKLSEAFFEDVNLDHAEMDKDLRKAIKEAKQSLPDSGI